From Paraburkholderia sabiae, a single genomic window includes:
- a CDS encoding MBL fold metallo-hydrolase, which translates to MKDTPLVHRIGAATITRVDETTFALAPDTLFPNWDETSGRILEERFATESLDLSNRRVPLKTHLWIVELDGLTFVVDTGIGNGKLRPFSALFDRLDNPVLERLAAAGFERERIDYVLNTHLHVDHVGWNTHWHDGRWAPVFPNATYVFGERERDFFATEQGAPRRMVFDDSVLPVIEADQARVVRDTGESILDGIRFLPTPGHSIGHMAIEIRSRGETALFSGDVMHSAVQVHRPEWNSTFCLDQEQARASRQWLLAHAADTGATVFAAHFAESSAGTVQRTGDSFEWRYA; encoded by the coding sequence ATGAAAGACACTCCCCTCGTGCATCGCATCGGCGCGGCCACCATTACGCGCGTCGACGAAACCACGTTCGCGCTTGCGCCCGACACCCTCTTCCCAAACTGGGACGAAACGAGCGGACGCATCCTCGAAGAACGCTTCGCAACCGAGAGCCTCGATCTGTCGAACCGGCGCGTGCCGTTGAAGACGCATTTGTGGATTGTCGAGCTAGACGGATTGACGTTCGTCGTCGATACGGGCATCGGCAACGGCAAGCTGCGCCCGTTCAGCGCGCTATTCGACAGGCTCGACAATCCCGTGCTCGAACGGCTCGCAGCGGCGGGCTTCGAGCGCGAGCGGATCGACTACGTGCTCAATACGCATTTGCACGTCGATCATGTCGGGTGGAACACGCACTGGCACGATGGCCGTTGGGCGCCCGTGTTTCCGAACGCGACCTACGTATTCGGCGAGCGCGAACGCGATTTCTTCGCGACGGAACAGGGCGCACCGCGCCGCATGGTCTTCGATGACAGCGTGTTGCCCGTGATCGAAGCGGATCAGGCGCGTGTGGTTCGCGATACGGGCGAAAGCATTCTCGACGGCATCCGTTTTCTGCCCACACCCGGACATAGCATCGGACACATGGCGATCGAAATTCGCTCGCGCGGCGAGACAGCGCTTTTCTCTGGCGACGTGATGCACAGCGCTGTGCAGGTTCATCGGCCCGAATGGAACTCGACGTTCTGTCTCGATCAGGAGCAGGCGCGCGCGTCGCGTCAATGGCTCCTCGCACATGCTGCAGATACGGGAGCGACGGTGTTTGCCGCGCATTTCGCGGAATCTTCGGCGGGTACAGTGCAGCGCACCGGCGATAGTTTCGAATGGCGCTACGCGTAA
- a CDS encoding succinylglutamate desuccinylase/aspartoacylase family protein — protein sequence MSNLPSLITTDVEFERTGFQTGTLRLPWSHDRSAYGHIPIPLAVLNAGAGTGPTVLLTGGNHGDEYEGPVALFKLMQRMPSMSIRGRLIVIPALNFPAFANGTRTSPIDRGNLNRLFPGARNGQPTEMIAHYIETELLPRADVVIDLHAGGASFEHAPTLLASPPAQGEHRALYADLVRAFGAPNTMIMNLLGEDRTFAAAAERHGKLFLCGEFGGHAGCDATNLAIVESGLQRVLHRLGVTSDAPLSPAPSTRYFRVDGAHHYVYAPHAGVFEPAFALGDQVREGQLAGRLFDPHRPWQAPIEIAFRGDGTAMCLRTFARVEPGDCIALLAAETHAD from the coding sequence ATGTCCAATCTTCCTTCCCTCATCACCACCGACGTCGAATTCGAACGCACGGGTTTCCAGACAGGCACGCTGCGGCTGCCGTGGTCGCACGACCGCTCCGCTTACGGCCACATTCCGATTCCGCTTGCCGTGCTCAACGCAGGCGCTGGCACAGGCCCGACCGTGCTGCTGACGGGCGGCAATCACGGCGACGAATACGAAGGTCCCGTCGCGCTGTTCAAGCTGATGCAGCGAATGCCGTCGATGTCGATACGCGGCCGCCTCATCGTGATTCCCGCTTTGAACTTCCCGGCCTTCGCCAACGGCACGCGCACGTCGCCGATCGATCGCGGCAATCTGAACCGGCTCTTTCCCGGCGCGCGCAACGGACAGCCAACCGAGATGATCGCGCATTACATCGAAACCGAACTGCTGCCGCGCGCCGACGTCGTGATCGATCTGCACGCGGGCGGCGCTTCGTTCGAGCATGCGCCGACGCTGCTCGCATCGCCGCCCGCGCAAGGCGAACACCGCGCGCTATACGCCGATCTGGTGCGCGCATTCGGCGCGCCGAACACGATGATCATGAATCTGCTCGGCGAGGACCGCACGTTCGCCGCCGCGGCGGAGCGGCACGGCAAGCTCTTTCTGTGCGGCGAATTCGGCGGCCATGCGGGTTGCGATGCAACGAATCTCGCGATCGTCGAAAGCGGCTTGCAGCGCGTGCTGCATCGGCTCGGCGTGACGTCGGACGCGCCGCTCTCGCCTGCGCCCTCGACACGCTACTTCCGTGTCGACGGCGCGCATCACTATGTCTATGCGCCGCACGCGGGCGTGTTCGAGCCGGCCTTCGCACTCGGCGATCAGGTTCGCGAAGGACAACTCGCGGGCCGTCTGTTCGATCCGCATCGTCCGTGGCAAGCGCCTATCGAGATCGCTTTTCGCGGCGACGGCACGGCCATGTGTTTGCGCACGTTCGCACGCGTCGAACCCGGCGATTGCATCGCGCTGCTCGCCGCGGAAACGCACGCCGACTGA
- a CDS encoding SUMF1/EgtB/PvdO family nonheme iron enzyme: MNRDPAPHHPLVQRLIDARRVTDALFSVVKPEYLYERPIRERHRIVFYIGHLEAFDRNLFDERLCPLPAFSPELDQLFAFGIDPVDGGFPMDQPSDWPSLEAVHDYATRAREQIDERLAEFEFGSGGMSTGSPEQLMHVAIEHRLMHAETLAYMLHQLPLEMKAAPEGAVSNAVSARNVDTSPMVRVSAGEAVLGMKKEDGRFGWDNEFGEQRVQVDAFDMDRYMVTNAQFMEFIDAGGYGNRAYWNDKDWAWKEAEGIAHPVTWSQGAEGSWTLRTMFEDIALPPDWPVYVSHAEAAAYARWAGKTLPTEAQWQRAAQGVPHAPSGNYDFRSWDPQAVDAAPDNVSAFGVEGLYGNGWEWTSSLFDALPGFDAFPFYLGYSANFFDGQHYVLKGGSARTAQCMLRPTFRNWFQPRYQHVYAGFRCVQAV; this comes from the coding sequence ATGAATCGCGACCCCGCTCCGCACCACCCGCTGGTCCAACGGCTCATCGACGCACGCCGCGTTACCGACGCCCTGTTCTCGGTCGTCAAACCCGAATACCTGTATGAACGTCCGATCCGCGAGCGGCACCGGATCGTGTTCTACATCGGCCATCTCGAAGCCTTCGACCGCAATCTGTTCGACGAGCGGCTTTGTCCGCTGCCCGCGTTTTCGCCCGAACTCGACCAGCTGTTCGCGTTCGGCATCGATCCCGTCGACGGCGGCTTTCCGATGGATCAACCTTCCGACTGGCCGTCGCTCGAAGCCGTGCACGACTACGCGACGAGGGCGCGCGAGCAGATCGATGAACGTCTCGCCGAATTCGAATTTGGCAGCGGCGGGATGTCGACGGGCTCGCCCGAGCAGTTGATGCACGTCGCCATCGAACACCGGCTGATGCACGCGGAAACGCTCGCGTACATGCTGCATCAGTTGCCGCTCGAGATGAAGGCTGCGCCTGAGGGCGCGGTATCGAACGCGGTATCGGCGCGCAACGTCGACACATCGCCGATGGTGCGCGTGTCCGCGGGCGAAGCCGTGCTCGGCATGAAGAAGGAAGACGGACGCTTCGGCTGGGACAACGAATTCGGCGAGCAGCGCGTGCAGGTCGACGCATTCGACATGGACCGCTACATGGTGACGAACGCGCAGTTCATGGAGTTCATCGACGCGGGCGGCTACGGCAACCGCGCGTACTGGAACGACAAGGACTGGGCGTGGAAAGAAGCCGAAGGCATCGCGCATCCCGTCACGTGGTCGCAAGGTGCCGAAGGTAGTTGGACCTTGCGCACGATGTTCGAGGATATCGCGCTGCCGCCCGACTGGCCCGTCTACGTGAGCCACGCCGAAGCAGCCGCGTACGCGCGCTGGGCAGGCAAGACGCTGCCCACGGAAGCGCAGTGGCAACGCGCCGCGCAAGGCGTGCCGCACGCGCCATCGGGCAACTACGATTTCCGCAGCTGGGACCCGCAAGCCGTCGATGCCGCGCCCGACAACGTCAGCGCATTCGGCGTCGAAGGACTGTACGGCAATGGCTGGGAATGGACGTCGTCGCTGTTCGACGCGCTGCCGGGCTTCGATGCGTTCCCGTTCTATCTCGGCTACTCGGCGAACTTCTTCGACGGCCAGCATTACGTGCTGAAGGGCGGCTCGGCGCGCACCGCGCAGTGCATGCTGCGGCCGACGTTTCGTAACTGGTTTCAGCCGCGTTATCAGCACGTGTATGCGGGCTTCCGTTGCGTGCAGGCCGTCTGA
- a CDS encoding IS4 family transposase produces MLVDDLRLLVESQPPLDWDRLGQHLPYKWIEYAVQASGSASVRRRRLPAQQVVWLVIALALYRHQSISEVVDELDLALPAPDASFVSKSAIAQARQRIGAAPLAWLFHESARNWIAQDQAKYLFKGFSLFAMDGTTLRTTDSVANRRHFGASAAAHGRVGSYPQLRAVTLTALATHLVCDAGFGPYDINEMIWARELIPRVPDNSITVFDKGFLSAQILCNLASGGENRHFIIPARSNLRWEVVSGCDGDQIVRMRVSPQARTKCPELPEFWQARAVLAVDARGRQRTLLTSLTDRRRFKAADIVSCYERRWQIDTSYHELKQSMLGMELTLRSQTVQGVYQEFWGALIAYNLSRLEMARAALDARHAPDELSFIRAFHTIQYEMTWAAVTRSYGKLPALLRRLRERLKQLPNDKRPGRSCARAVKSRPFRYTVRFLKRDLN; encoded by the coding sequence ATGCTGGTCGATGATTTGCGCCTCCTTGTTGAATCACAGCCGCCGCTCGATTGGGACCGGCTAGGCCAGCATCTGCCGTACAAATGGATCGAGTATGCGGTGCAGGCCAGTGGCAGTGCCAGCGTGCGTCGGCGTCGGCTACCCGCACAGCAGGTCGTGTGGCTAGTGATTGCGCTGGCGTTGTATCGGCACCAGTCGATCAGCGAGGTCGTCGATGAACTGGACCTTGCGCTACCCGCACCCGATGCGTCATTTGTCAGCAAGAGCGCCATCGCCCAGGCGCGGCAGCGTATCGGCGCCGCCCCCCTGGCGTGGCTGTTTCATGAATCGGCCCGGAACTGGATCGCGCAGGATCAGGCGAAGTACCTGTTCAAGGGATTCTCGCTATTCGCGATGGATGGCACGACGCTGCGAACCACCGACAGTGTCGCCAACCGCAGGCATTTCGGCGCCTCGGCTGCCGCTCACGGTCGGGTGGGCAGCTATCCCCAACTGCGCGCGGTCACGCTCACCGCCCTGGCGACGCATCTGGTGTGTGATGCCGGGTTCGGCCCTTACGATATCAATGAGATGATCTGGGCGCGTGAGCTCATCCCTCGTGTGCCAGACAACTCCATTACCGTTTTTGATAAGGGGTTCCTGTCGGCCCAGATCCTGTGCAATCTGGCTTCAGGCGGCGAGAACCGGCATTTCATCATCCCGGCCAGATCGAACCTGCGCTGGGAGGTCGTGAGCGGGTGCGACGGTGACCAGATCGTGCGCATGCGTGTGTCGCCGCAGGCCCGCACGAAATGCCCCGAGCTGCCCGAATTCTGGCAGGCGCGCGCCGTGCTGGCCGTCGATGCACGTGGCCGGCAACGGACATTGCTCACGTCCCTGACTGATCGAAGGCGTTTCAAGGCGGCTGACATTGTGTCGTGCTACGAGCGTCGCTGGCAGATCGACACCAGCTACCATGAACTGAAGCAGTCGATGCTGGGCATGGAACTGACCCTTCGCAGCCAGACCGTACAAGGTGTCTATCAGGAGTTCTGGGGGGCTCTGATCGCCTATAACCTGAGTCGCCTGGAGATGGCCAGGGCGGCACTCGACGCCCGGCACGCACCCGACGAGCTGAGCTTCATCCGCGCGTTTCACACCATTCAGTACGAAATGACGTGGGCGGCCGTGACGCGCTCGTACGGCAAACTGCCAGCGCTGCTCAGGCGCCTGCGCGAGCGGCTCAAGCAACTTCCCAACGACAAACGGCCCGGGCGCAGTTGCGCTCGGGCCGTCAAATCCAGACCGTTTCGCTATACCGTTCGGTTCCTCAAAAGAGACCTTAACTGA
- a CDS encoding MFS transporter → MSAHLPLTQQADEAAQTTTHDSVRHPVYIVLLFFICFAFSYLDRQIVSILVQPIKQSLMLTDTQIGLLQGFSFTMCYATAGVFIARLVDRTNRVRLIAACIAIWAVSTTLCGFATNFSELLLARAGTAVAEAALSPAALSIFSDMFAPRRVARASSVFMLGPYVGGGVALFGGGMLLSAAANGHGNAWLAAHGIAPWQAIFVIVGLPGLVLAALVAFTIREPARLDTSAHATHALDDMPSLRDVVHELFVRNRFCLPYFAAYVALITLFYSHAAWFPTLLMRHFHLAPKTVGQMAAPAYMIGGILGVACAGMLATRVTDDSTLRKVLAFSACAVALLVPAAIAMPLVGDSAVAIVLYGICAFTASIAMGLAPVPLQIAVPNRMRGRSLALLVFMTNAISGGVGPLSVGYLNERLGQTGASLGIALAIVGGVSALISAVLYAVATRRVSTAITA, encoded by the coding sequence ATGAGCGCCCATCTTCCCTTGACGCAGCAAGCCGATGAAGCCGCGCAGACGACTACTCACGACAGCGTGCGCCATCCCGTGTATATCGTGCTGCTGTTCTTCATCTGCTTTGCGTTCTCGTATCTGGACCGGCAGATCGTCAGCATTCTCGTGCAGCCGATCAAGCAGTCGCTGATGCTCACGGATACGCAGATCGGTCTGCTGCAAGGCTTCTCGTTCACTATGTGCTACGCGACGGCGGGCGTGTTCATCGCGCGGCTCGTCGACCGCACGAACCGTGTCAGACTGATCGCGGCATGTATCGCGATCTGGGCGGTCTCGACCACGCTGTGCGGCTTCGCGACGAACTTCTCCGAACTGCTGCTCGCCCGCGCGGGCACGGCCGTCGCCGAAGCCGCGCTGAGTCCTGCTGCGCTGTCTATCTTCAGCGACATGTTCGCGCCGCGTCGCGTGGCGCGCGCGAGCAGCGTGTTCATGCTCGGGCCGTACGTGGGCGGCGGCGTCGCGCTGTTCGGCGGCGGTATGCTGTTGTCGGCGGCGGCGAACGGTCATGGCAACGCGTGGCTCGCTGCGCACGGCATCGCGCCGTGGCAGGCGATCTTCGTGATCGTCGGCCTGCCGGGTCTGGTCCTGGCCGCGCTGGTGGCATTCACGATCCGCGAGCCCGCACGCCTCGACACGTCCGCACATGCAACGCATGCACTGGACGACATGCCTTCGCTGCGCGACGTCGTCCATGAGCTGTTCGTGCGCAACCGCTTCTGTTTGCCCTACTTCGCCGCGTACGTCGCGTTGATCACGCTGTTCTATTCGCATGCCGCGTGGTTTCCGACACTGTTGATGCGCCACTTCCATCTCGCGCCGAAAACAGTCGGACAGATGGCCGCGCCCGCGTACATGATCGGCGGGATACTCGGCGTCGCGTGTGCCGGCATGCTCGCGACGCGCGTCACCGACGACAGTACACTGCGTAAAGTGCTGGCCTTTTCCGCGTGTGCCGTCGCGTTGCTGGTGCCCGCTGCGATCGCGATGCCGCTCGTCGGCGATAGTGCCGTCGCGATCGTGCTCTACGGTATCTGTGCGTTCACGGCGAGCATCGCGATGGGACTCGCACCCGTGCCGTTGCAGATCGCCGTGCCGAACCGCATGCGCGGCCGCTCGCTCGCGCTGCTGGTGTTCATGACGAACGCGATCAGCGGCGGCGTCGGTCCGCTTTCAGTCGGTTACCTGAACGAACGGCTTGGGCAAACGGGCGCGAGTCTCGGCATTGCGCTGGCGATCGTCGGCGGCGTGTCGGCGTTGATCAGCGCCGTGTTGTATGCCGTCGCGACAAGACGCGTATCGACTGCGATCACCGCGTGA
- the denD gene encoding D-erythronate dehydrogenase: MKVLITGGAGFLGQRLARELLARGELKGADGQRQPITELVLLDVVAAPGPKDERVRVEVGDIAERSVLERAIDEKTDAIFHLAAIVSGQAEADFELGMRINLDASRLLLDVCRARGHKPRVVFTSSVAVYGGDLPAIVLDETALNPQSSYGAQKAGAELLLNDYARRGFVDGRVLRLPTISVRPGKPNAAASSFASGIIREPLNGEAAVCPVNGAMRLWLLSPRKAIECLVAGCEIDGAALGNRRTVNLPGVSVTVDEMIAALREVAGDAVADRIEWKADERVEKIVGSWPARWDISRANQLGLHGDASFADIVRAFIDDELGGKTPQQ; this comes from the coding sequence ATGAAAGTACTGATCACGGGCGGCGCTGGATTTCTCGGCCAGCGTCTCGCGCGCGAACTGCTTGCGCGCGGCGAACTGAAGGGCGCGGACGGACAGCGTCAGCCGATCACAGAACTGGTGTTGCTCGACGTCGTCGCGGCGCCAGGTCCGAAAGACGAACGCGTGCGCGTCGAAGTCGGCGATATTGCCGAGCGCAGCGTGCTCGAACGTGCGATCGACGAGAAGACGGACGCGATCTTCCATCTCGCGGCGATCGTCAGCGGCCAGGCGGAAGCGGATTTCGAGCTTGGCATGCGCATCAATCTCGACGCGTCGCGCCTGCTGCTGGACGTGTGTCGCGCGCGCGGGCACAAGCCGCGCGTCGTGTTCACGAGTTCGGTCGCAGTGTATGGCGGCGATCTGCCCGCTATCGTGCTCGATGAAACCGCGCTGAATCCGCAGTCGTCGTATGGCGCGCAAAAGGCGGGCGCGGAATTGCTGCTCAACGATTACGCGCGACGCGGTTTCGTCGACGGCCGCGTGCTGCGCCTGCCGACCATCAGCGTGCGGCCGGGCAAGCCGAATGCAGCGGCGTCGTCGTTCGCGAGCGGCATCATTCGCGAGCCGCTCAACGGCGAGGCAGCCGTGTGTCCCGTGAACGGCGCGATGCGTCTCTGGCTGCTGTCGCCGCGCAAGGCGATCGAATGTCTCGTCGCGGGCTGCGAGATCGACGGCGCGGCGCTCGGCAACAGGCGCACGGTGAATCTGCCGGGCGTGTCGGTGACGGTCGACGAGATGATCGCCGCGCTGCGCGAAGTGGCGGGCGATGCCGTCGCGGATCGCATCGAATGGAAAGCGGACGAGCGCGTCGAGAAGATCGTCGGCAGCTGGCCGGCGCGTTGGGATATCTCGCGCGCGAATCAGCTTGGACTGCACGGCGACGCGTCGTTTGCGGACATCGTCCGCGCGTTTATCGACGACGAACTCGGCGGGAAGACTCCGCAGCAGTAA
- a CDS encoding LysR family transcriptional regulator: MELRHLRYFIAVAELRSVRAASEQLHVTQPAISRQVQDLEDAIGAALFERTPRGLKLTAAGIAYLSEAREILARVDAANRLARRIASGVQGHLRIGFVENAAWSGIVSQALRAFEQAAPDVALELQPMNTPEQFDSLAAGRLDGGFCYRVGALPEGIASVSVLEQNVVLAVPDTWPPGDAGPVAAAELTGKPFIAFPRNVYPAYYDRLIAACAERGLTLDIRQEASTETAILSLVSAGMGAAIVNAANRDRPPARVRFVDLHDLSLPLPLEFCFVEHEANPALSRFIEQLK, encoded by the coding sequence ATGGAACTTCGGCATCTCCGCTACTTCATCGCTGTCGCCGAGTTGCGCAGCGTGCGCGCCGCGTCCGAACAACTACACGTGACCCAGCCAGCCATTTCCCGCCAGGTGCAAGACCTCGAAGATGCGATCGGCGCGGCGCTGTTCGAGCGCACGCCGCGTGGTCTGAAGCTGACGGCGGCAGGCATCGCGTATCTGTCGGAAGCGCGTGAGATTCTCGCGCGCGTCGATGCCGCGAATCGTCTCGCGCGCCGCATTGCGTCGGGCGTGCAAGGTCATCTGCGCATCGGCTTCGTCGAGAACGCCGCGTGGAGCGGCATCGTCTCGCAGGCATTGCGCGCGTTCGAACAGGCAGCGCCCGACGTCGCGCTCGAACTTCAGCCGATGAACACGCCTGAGCAATTCGATTCGCTCGCCGCAGGAAGACTCGACGGCGGTTTCTGCTATCGCGTAGGCGCGCTGCCCGAAGGCATCGCGAGCGTGTCCGTACTCGAGCAGAACGTAGTACTGGCCGTGCCAGACACCTGGCCGCCTGGCGACGCAGGCCCGGTCGCCGCCGCCGAACTCACGGGCAAGCCGTTCATCGCGTTTCCTCGCAACGTGTACCCCGCGTACTACGATCGCCTGATTGCCGCCTGCGCCGAACGTGGCCTCACGCTCGACATCCGCCAGGAAGCATCGACGGAAACGGCTATCCTCTCGCTCGTTTCTGCGGGCATGGGCGCCGCGATCGTCAACGCCGCGAATCGCGACCGGCCGCCCGCGCGCGTGCGCTTCGTCGATCTGCACGACCTCTCGCTGCCGCTGCCGCTCGAATTCTGTTTCGTCGAACACGAAGCCAACCCCGCGCTGAGCCGCTTCATCGAGCAGCTGAAATAG